In Silene latifolia isolate original U9 population chromosome 6, ASM4854445v1, whole genome shotgun sequence, the genomic window cggtgattgacataggaccacatacatccgtgtgtatgagccctaataggtcagcagcgcgcattccaacacctttgaaggaaatccgagtcattttaccgatgagacatgattcacacgtgccaaatgattgaaaatcaaaggccgagatagctccatgtttgatgagctgttttacgcgtttctcattaatgtgtcccatgcggcgattgccatagatatgtttgatctttgtcaccaacctttaactttttattcattacgtgtaatatttcgaggtcgatctaaaacataaattccattcatggagactcgccttgccataaatcatattgtgtaatgagaaaatgcaagaattattctctattacaaatgaaaaaccaagtttatcaagcgcttaaactgaaataatgtttttggaaagactaggtacataatagcagtcatataatgacaactcaaatccgcttggaagctggatcacatatgtccctttggagatggcagctactcttgctccattcccaacacgcaggtccacctcaccctttacgaggggttcgatgtttcggagcccctgcacatgattacacagatgagaaccacaaccagtatcaagtacccaagttccgtaacttgcgtggttaatctcaatcatgtgaataaaagtagaagagagagaagacataccaacaggtttaacacgacctgcctttaagtcctcatgataaacaggacatgtgcgtctccaatgcccagtcttgtggcaatgatggcattccatgttttcactcttgctctttgtcatgcctgatgagttactcgcctcaccaggaccactcttccctgaacccgacttcttaaacttcgccttacccattgttaggtttgccggagctttgcccttacctttccctttgtttgacacaacgagaacatcctgtttcgagctcccactgcacttcatgtccttctcggtctgtacgaggagggagtgcagttcatggggagttttcttcaaatcattcatatagtaattcgctctgaattgcgaataaccatcgtggagtgagtgaagaatacggtcgataacaatattctcgctgatgttacaattaaaggtctccagtttctcgacattctcaatcatgttgagaatgtgtgggctaaccggttggccctttcggagtttcgcatcaaagaagcgagtggtatgctcataggtcacgattctcggtgctttcgagaattccttagtgagcgtggtgaaaatcttgtttgcaccttgggctatgaagcgtttatgcaaattgggttccattgcaaaaatgagtacgttctttaccgcacttttgacttctaaagcgaaatcattatacttgttgatttcgttaattccagccgtgggacctgggtttaacggcatgggctcagcaGATATCCGAGCTTTCCGCGCCGCGGCATTCCGTaatccgcctcccgatccgcgaagttggatccgtcattcttgatcgagtggaccgattcatcgactcatgaagatcctaagccaggactcacggtccaatgtggcacttggcattgggttatcacttgaaccagccatttgttgttaagCGATTTTAAACGTGATCTAcacctttgaaaaagaaagaaaaacaaaacgaaataagcaactcatcgaggtgatttaagtctattttaaaattcattttaaacatgtagactcttgcacttgcataattgatctccctcaagaaagacacaagtgatcccaagactcaatttctgtaaattgataagccaactgtttagctaattcttccggaagaactcttggtcgatagatttctgtaaatcctatctatagtccaccatgatcacaggatcgtacgagtgaccatagtgttgagataaaataggtcaatcggttccaacttacccgacgtagaaggggtcatagtatgcctaccgacgaagaagggattcattggagtttgacctataaagaccgttctcaattttagtttatacgaggaagatcccatcaactaaattataattcattttaagtgaacgaataactagcgtctgtcgtgaatgaatttatttggatgatggcttaaaacgtgtgacatgagaatgtcaatgaaaactaactcgtgacctctatatgtgtcagttttcatgcaataattataggtggtttggtttttaggcggaatatgatgcatattatcgttgcataaaaaaaaataaaataaaggaatgcgatacgtaaataaaaattcctagtgtggcctatcctagtaaaagaacaagatacaactttggaatccaccgttggacccgaaaagcttgtcttgatgttccatcttgatccaagtagcgggagtgagcatccggtctccatctttagtcttctcaaaaattacaatttaaaattacaaatataaacctatttacattctaattaaaactgtaattacaagtgaaaaaaccaaaacggagatacaagatctcaaaatacaaccaagaccgtgttccatcattacggtaacacgttctactaaggccacactaagttacaaccgcttgcaaaaattaaatacgtaattaaaaggcattcacggcattcataaattaacgataaataaaaatgcatcaactaaaacaaaacaaatttattcatgacataattccgtaattatgttaaatttatccaaaccaccttttaatgattaaaattcgtgtgataaaaccgcttctatcatttaattttaatccattataatccgtcattttaaagacgctttaaaacaactatatggtacgtgagtgaaccgattcactattaagcgagtgtactatatccggataaagtacatattgaagccaaaagaaaatttaaatcaaaagaaacaaattttcaaagctgttaaagacgaaatccctcgatccagggacataagtgctcgatcgaggaactaaagggctcgatcgactgcactgcaagtcgatcgagaggtatgctaatcaggaggtgctcgatcgacaacactggtggtcgatcgagtacctatatcagcaaaactactcgatcgagtacgaggacaactcgatcgagcagcagggtttagaaaaggggtcgatcgagtacaacagggactcgatcgagcaaaaggtttttaaacggggtcgatcgagtacagcagggactcgatcgaacaaaaacaagctgtaaaactactcgatcgattaaaatcttgttcgatcgagtacaaaactttctgaaaaactctaaaccctcgtgaaaacagattttcgagacaaaatcaattgtaatttcgatcaaaacgcatcaaaacaaatttgacaattgacaaaaacttgacatgttgctataatctctgtataaaataacaacatgtaaaaacaacatgaaatttgtagcaaaacagccgtgtataacatggcacggtttggttttcgagacaaaacaacaacaagagcaaccgtgtaaacaagacacggttcccaaagcaaccaaaaaaaacgcagcaaattaaaaaaatttctgccgagtaaaaaattggctgccgagacaaatttttttaaccaaaaaacatcgtttcaacaatcgtttgatgaaaaatacatataaaaatttacgtggcctcgctctgataccacttgtgggttaatatctgtatactaccctttaattgcaggactataacgtaaatttaaacatgcaatttatagtcataaaacgataaaaacaataTGGAAACGATAAGGtattagaatcaacctcgggtccttatagtgcggcgtaaagaacagaaatcaaatgagattccctcctaattgttgcacccaagaccttgtccgagatatgcccttgtgctagaacagtgttctccgattgccttgcaatatagggagaactgatgtgtgttttgcttgagatgtgagatctcggtttctacagagaagaatgctcttcgaaaccctaattctctttcactaatgatgattaggttagacaagaggagaagctctccttatgTCCTTggatggctcggccaaaccgtgaggagggagcctcatgggctttttaatttcctcttcacttaagctcgcggtccggtccaaaactcgctaagtgtatatgacgcggtctgattataaactgttatcggttatcggaaattaaggcatcagctaataatacgggttagctgaattattaattcgtgtccgacaaaacagtattgtataattacattcaatatacatttaattaaatataattcacgtatatttaattttacgaattaactggttaattcgccttagcccatgatatttaatccgtattaaatataatatctcaacatcacatatttgactaattactggTCAAATAActtggactaactggttagtcaattttttggcatctacatgacagtattttcatactgtcacatctctcgaacgtatcctataggtgtgacttttagggaccagttgatcaccgccatctgtatgacaataacgtcaaacttatctagcaagccaaccgttattgataaacgtggatcaactgataataataccaaagtatgccctttgatccttttagaggtttataagtccttgcactaactgttaaggacaccaaccccaacacactcataccttttctgccaccacaacagccaccaagGTCGCCTAcagacgtcgacaaccaccctaaagccttccttgctgcgccatcaacacccacactcactctctctctctctcgatttgcgtgaaggTTGAGATTTGTGCCGCtgaaatgagggaggcgggtgagggagtagagttttgtagtgttagggtaaaattaggttaaagttaggttagatggtaaatgggtcatgggcaAACGTGcctgggtaaatgggtaagtgtcatgggtcagcgtggttggtaaaaggactagctaacgtgacttcgttcagttaaacccgtctcaacaagtttacgaataactcgatcttacgatatcaatacgactaaacaattaactcgactcaaatagcgatataaaatacggagtattacagtcttccccccttaaaatgaacttcgtcccgaagttcgctcatctatcaaacctccaagcatcaccgtgggtaccaaaacagattttctagtataagaactcatgaacttagacccataaaacaaaatgttacattctaccctcctaaaaagaaagttacgtcccggaacttacctcATGCAAACAAGTGTGGATAGCTTTCCCTCATGAAAGCCTCagtctcccatgtagcttcctcaacattgTGGTTAGTCCACAAGACTTTCACCAAAGCTGTCTCTCCATTCCtggtcttcctcactttcctgtcCAAAATTTCCTAAGGTGTCTCCAGATAGGACAACTGCTCATCCACCTCGATCACCTCAGGActcaacacatgtgatggatcgctcAAGTACCTCCGCAACtgggaaacatgaaagacattgtgaactcTGGTTAACGCTAGTGGCAAAGCTAGACGGTATGCCACCTCTCCAACTCTGTCCAAGATCTCGTaaggtccgatgaacttctgactcagctttccTCGCTTCCCGAACCTCATAACTCCCTTCATCGGCGACACTTTGAGTAGTACTTTCTCTCCCACCTCGAAAGAAATGTCACTTCTCCTAGTGTCAGCATAGCTCTTCTGTCTGTCCTGAgaagctctcatcttttgcctaataatatgtacctgttcaaccatctcttgAATCATCTCTGGCCCCAAAATGACAGCGTCAgatcgatcatcccaacacacaggactcctgCACTTCCTACCATAAAGTGCCTCGAATGGAGCCATCCCAATGCTagcgtgataactgttgttgtaagaaaactcgatcaacccCAGACTGTCCTCCCAAGATCCGCCAAACTCTagaacacaagctctcaacatatcctcgagggtctggatagtcctctctgtctgaccgtcagtagcaggatgaaaagcggtgctcatcttcagTTGAGTACCCATCAATGACTGTAATTCCTGCCAGAACTTGGATAGAAACATGGAATCTCTGTCGGAGACGATATCTTTAGGCACACCATGCAACTTTACCACGCATCGAACATAAGCCTTAGCCAACTcagccttactccaagtatccttcatgggaataaagtgagctgacttggtcaacctgtcgacgatcacccaaatcatgttgttacctcttTGAGTCCGAGGCAACATGACGACAAAGTCTATGGATAtactctcccacttccactctggcacatCTAGCGGCTGAACTTTCCCCTGCGGTCTCTTGTGTTCACCCTTCACtttctggcatgtcaaacatcgagacacgaactcagcaacttccttcttcatattaggccaccaaaacgtcttcttgaggtccttgtataaCTTATCCCCTCCAGGATGTACAGAATAAGGAGTAGCATGTGCCTCAGTAAGAATTTTCCTCTTCAGTTCCTCGTTAGCTGGCACACACCACCTCTGTccaaacctcaagctcccatctgaaTGAATACTGAATTTAGAGTAAGGTTCTACACCTGCCTGCTCTACCGCATTGCGCCATTTCTGAATCCTAGCATCCTCTTTCTGTAGCTCTTAAATCTCCTCGTACAACTCCGGCTCAACTCTCATATCTCCAATGGTCTCACCTCGTCGGATCATGTAAATCCCCATCTTCCTTAGCTCACCAAGCATCCTCACCCCGGATCCGCACCGATCGGGCATGGATAGACTTccgactcaaagcatcagctacgacattcgccttcccttcatgatagaGTAGGTTCATGTCATAGTCACCAATCAACTCGATCCATCtcatctgtctcatgttcagctccttctgagtatagatatacttcaggctcttgtgatcagaaaataccttgaaAGTCGCTCCATAGAGATAATGTCGCCACAACTTAAGAGCAAACACCACGgctcccaactctagatcatgggtagggtaattctcctcataggtcttcaactgtcgagaagcgtacgcgattaccttcccgttctgcatcaacacacaccctaaccctttcttggaagcatcagtatacacTTCGAAGTTATCATTCCCGTCTGGCAAagcaaggataggagctgtggttagGCGCTCTTTAAGTGTCAAGaaagccttctcacaactctcatcccaaacaaacctgttctccttcctcatTAGGGATGTCAATGGTTTTGCTATCTTCGAAAAATCTTTGACAAACctcctgtagtatccagctagtcCCAAGAAACTTCGAATTTCGCCCACATTCTTTGGGCTCTGCCATCTAGTCACAGCCtcgatcttgctaggatccattGACACCccctctttagaaatcacatgcccaagaaaggcaactttcttcaaccagaactcgcacttactcaatttggcatacaactgattctctgccaaagttctcaacactatcctcagatgttcctcatgctcttcctcattcttggagtaaactaatatatcatcaatgaatacaaccacgaacttgtccagatAAGGACTGAACACCCGATACATTaggtccataaacacagctggcgcattggtcaatccgaagggcatgaccacgaactcatagtgtccATATCTAGTTCTGAAAGCATTCTTAGGAATATCTTCGTTCTTTACCCTCAgttggtgataacccgacctcagatcaatcttcgaGAACACTCCAGCCCCACTCAATTGGTCAAataaatcatcgatccttggcaatggataacggttcttgataATCACATTATTCAACTCTCGGTAATCCACACACAGCCACAAACTTCCATCCTTTTTCTTGACAAATAGGAcaggtgctccccacggtgaaaCACTGGGTCGAATATAACCCTTCTCAGCCAATTCATCCAATtgcttcttcaattcctccatctATTTCGGTCCCATACGGTATGGTGGTTTAGAAATAGGTCCAGCTCCCGGCTttagatcaatggaaaagtcAACGTCGCGCTTAGGTGGTAGCCCAAGAATCTCTTCCGGAAATACCCCCTTAAAGTCTCTCACCACAGGTATGTCAGAAATCCTAGGGGTCTCAGACTCTCTATCCCACATCCGACACAAAATCAACTCGGTCTCCCTTCCTCGACTCGATTTGAGGGTATTTACCGAGATaaatttgactttgggtttgaccaccgTATCCCTTGTAGGTTACTCGACTCCCTTAGGTCCTCTCAATGATATTTTCTTTTGGTAACAGTCAATgaaagctttgtactttcccaaccaatccatccctagaATCACCTCGAAACCACCCAATGGAAACTCCATAAGGTCACAGTGAAAGATAACCTCCCCAATCTGGATAGGTACACTAGTATAGATTCTATCACAAGACACAGACTCTCCCGAGGGTACTATAAATGTAATCGACCACTCTATCATATGCAGTAAGGTTCAAGGCTCTAACATGCTCCCTAGATATGAATGAATGTGTAGCACCAGAATCGAATAACACGAAGGTGGGTTTAGAGTTGacaagaaatgtaccagtcaCGACATGAGCATCCTCCTTGTCGCTTCCTtcccatggcaaagagcttgccatGGACTTAGCTCCATCCGACTCGATGAAGCGGTATTGGGTTGCTTGTTCCCCTCGCTCGTTCCTCGGAAGTTACCACCACCGGGCTGGCTGGTTTTTCTTGGCTACGGTTCgatagttgttgtagcttccttgaTAACTGTTACTTGCTCCAGATCGGGCACCTCCTCCATAGCAGTGTTAGGAGTACGGTAGTTGTTGTACCCTGATCCTGCTGTTCGAGATCCACTGAACCCAGATGTAGGTGTTCGGAAACCCCCAGATTGGTTTCCTCTAGAACTTAAGCACTCCCATTTCTTGTGCCCCAACTTCCCACAACCAAAACAAGTGACCCTGGGCGCATTACCTCCAATACTAGCACCTCTGTAACTGCCTCCGCTTTGATTCCTCATCCCCCTAGGAGCACTATTGGTGGTGTATCCACCGAACTTGCCTGAATTCAGCTTCTTGGCTCCAGTATTATCACTGACAGTTTCCGGCTTCCTCTTCTCAGCTTTTCCTTTCTTATCCTCCTTGATCTGCTCGGAGAGCCTCTCAACAGCACCAGCCCTCAGGTAGATGTCTTGAACGGTGGTAGGTGGAGCTGctgtgagcctcttcttgataTCCACCGTCagtcccctctcaaacctcatagccagtATGGTCTCGTTCTTAGCAAATTCATCGATATATGAAGCCAACAGTCGGAACTTCCTATGGTATGTATCCACCGTCATGTCCTCTGTCATCTTAAACGTATCGAACTCCTCCCTTAGCTTAGCTTTCGAACTCGGCATGAATCGTCCGTCAAGATCACTTAAAATTCCAACCAAGACACGTATCCTTCCTCAATATCCCTAGCAACATGTCGGATCTCCGCCTTGTTCCTAGTCCACCATTCCCCAGCTATGGCCCTGAGGTAGTGGGCAACCTGGTCTACTTGCAGCTCTTCAGGACAAGCTATCAGCTCGAATAAGTTGGTGAACTCCCGACACCAATCTCCCAGCAAGTGAGGTTCCCCCTCTCCAGTGTAAATGGTAGGGTTATGCCTCGCCACTATTGTACTCATCTTTGCAGGGTCCATTCttttggcctttagggcctcattctcacCAATGCCAGTTGATCTAACTCACCTGGGTGATGTTGATGTACCGTGTTCCTTCGTGGAGGCATGACTATAAGAAAAATTTTTGGAATTAGCTGCAACACAAAATCACCTTGGCAATTCTAGCCAATTCTATCACTTCTTACCTTACTTGTCTACCTAGCATGGTTTAGGGATcatataaccgcatatcactagacatagtcTTCTAACACAAACTTTATAGAGATATAAGTATGAATCAACTTTAAAACATGCAAAGTATTATGCCACAACCTCCcatcaactcttttatgcaacaattaatatatcaatcagttaacacttaggcaacgatatatgaattcaTACTCAACATcatgcaacttttctacccttttctCTCATTTATACTCAGGGTTCCCGGGTCAAAcgagagggccaatggttcgtgtgtgaggggcccctaactcatcccttacctttagtgtgctcctaacggttctatcccggggttcattttatttagactcttcctatattcattggattcattggtttaggcctgaggatcgttcgctctgataccactttgtaacacccccatttatttaagggcctggactaggactccccAGATAAAggagggtgttaccatctcggaaacccgaggcagtagataacaaagggaaagataaacagtactttaaattaaaagtttataaatgtttacaactgaaatggaacatgtctcaaaactggaaataaagtctgatagctaaacgaaaataaaagtgggctagctctaagtcaggtgatccatgctctctcccctgcCAGCTCCAAATGTCTCAACAACTTGTCAATCGCTCCCAAgaaatggatcatcacagcgtacatgaatacacagggtcaaccgcgaggttgagtaggtaatacgatataaataaagaatgcaatgctataCTCCTTCattctcaactccatcacacacatccccggaacgcccagccataccgatccccgacagattatatcaatcgaccgtcgtcgatataccagctcgtagttgaggacaccagggcaagtcctgcagaacccgcctgggccttaatcgcaataatctcatctcctccaactccaactccaactccgatgcaaatgcaatatgaaacgtatgaaacaataatactcaacaagataaataagataatcagatatgttatataatcaccgaacatgccaactctttataatcgtaagaactcaatcagtgtattccctacctcagtactgcagtcaaaactcgggtgctcagtaatattccacaccaaattcgccctctgaaagataaatgaatgataaacaattacttaaactattcccgttcccaaaatagaaagttactaaaaatagaaacttcttaaaatggaaagtttccttaaatggaaactttcccgatatagcagcttttccattttaacaaacccgactcaaaacccgtctctaattattttaaataactcgggaattaaattaactaactaaCTACGATActtaaacaataaagaaaatgAATCAAACCGACTAAACAACACGCCCAACCCACGACTTCCAACCCAAACCCCAACTCACACGCGCCACCTTTCCACCGTGACAGCCGCCAGGTCAGACACCGGGTCTGACCTGGGTCCCTACCACCACCCTCACCGGGTTCGACTCCCGCCGGTGAGTCGAACCAAGGCCACAAAACCCCCCTGGTTCACTCCACCGTCCGTGGTTGCCACCACAGCAGCCCCTACACGACCCCCTAGCCACCACCGTTGTCAACAGCACCCTAACCTAACACCACCATTCTGTTCGCCGTCAAACCACGCACACAGACACCGTGgcaccgccgtttcgacctcccccgagtccacggtggcgccaccccaaacctacccgTCTAAACCCTGCCTGAAACCCGCATCTAACCCGTTTGTTACCCTGTGTCGATGCCGCCTCTCTCTGCCACTACCACCGCCTATAGCCTCCCTAACAACCACTACCACACTCGACACATACCACACGACTcccttaccccgtcaacaaccactagCATCGCCTCCCTAAGACacacaacaacaaccaaaaccCGACAGACAAAACGAAAACAGAAGGGGAGGGTTGCACTCATACCTTTtctgccaccacaacagccaccaagGTCGCCTacggacgtcgacaaccaccctaaagccttccttgctgcgccgtcaacacccacactcactctctctctctctctatttgCGTGAAGGTTGAGATTTGTGTCGCtgaaatgagggaggcgggtgagggagtagagttttgtagtgttagggtaaaattaggttaaagttAGGTTAGATGGGAAATGGGTCATGGGCAAACGTGcctgggtaaatgggtaagtgtcaTGGGTCAGCGTGGTTGGTAAAAGGACTAGCTAACGTGACTTttttcagttaaacccgtctcaacaagtttacgaataactcgatcttacgatatcaatacgactaaacaattaactcgactcaaatagcgatataaaatacggagtattacacctatccattgagtagatgtcgctttcaactttgttctatcgcatacatctagggttgatacttCTTCACTCCCAcgcactttcacattcctctttgctttaaTCAAGcaaaaaatgaatctcatgaagacctctcttcatgtcattcgtgatattttatacacttagtaagagtgaattactataaagtgagtgtaacacgtggcaaaatctcaacttcttgcgaaattggactaccaaaccgttcaattgttatcatatgccaaaactctttagcgcataaacaatcgatttagcctttctcgaagtgagccatttgacggtatcatattggagtattataagtgtttttgaaaactcttttcgcaaacttttgaattacacttgagtaattaaaactaatatgtcatcatcatgacggaggtgtcacttcctaaatcaagactctcttgatgaaATGTGACTCCCTTTCAatctcgtaatatgagtttgcaacatgaaatccctttttaatatgtatagacgttaagttgtataataatcgcaaaaatcgttgtaagctaaTATAGGTGAAtaggtaaatcatgttaccaatcattaattccttcaaagaaaccgc contains:
- the LOC141588313 gene encoding uncharacterized protein LOC141588313, which encodes MEELKKQLDELAEKGYIRPSVSPWGAPVLFVKKKDGSLWLCVDYRELNNVIIKNRYPLPRIDDLFDQLSGAGVFSKIDLRSGYHQLRVKNEDIPKNAFRTRYGHYEFVEVCQRFFEDSKTIDIPNEEGEQKEDARIQKWRNAVEQAGVEPYSKFSIHSDGSLRFGQRWCVPANEELKRKILTEAHATPYSKVKGEHKRPQGKVQPLDVPEWKWESISIDFVVMLPRTQREFGGSWEDSLGLIEFSYNNSYHASIGMAPFEALYGRKCRSPVCWDDRSDAVILGPEMIQEMVEQVHIIRQKMRASQDRQKSYADTRRSDISFEVGEKVLLKVSPMKGVMRFGKRGKLSQKFIGPYEILDRVGEVAYRLALPLALTRVHNVFHVSQLRRKVRKTRNGETALVKVLWTNHNVEEATWETEAFMRESYPHLFA